From the Thermodesulfovibrionales bacterium genome, one window contains:
- the fdhD gene encoding formate dehydrogenase accessory sulfurtransferase FdhD → METIIRRKVCRHTDGTSELSDDSLALEKKVRISVNDREIISLYCTPLMIRELVVGLLMTEGIIQGNWCADRMGIEYGDEIRVNIPAEGEVSMEGKTVTSGCVGGITFDKKIESGPIHDAFTINKADLKNIYGEFQRKSELYKITGCIHSAALSDGRSLICFAEDIGRHNAVDKVIGYAVLEHIPLSGKLLLASGRISSEIATKCSRWGIPLLVTRTAPTHLAVEIAERMHVTLVGFMRGNRFNVYTHPERIGR, encoded by the coding sequence ATGGAAACGATTATACGGAGAAAGGTCTGCAGGCATACCGACGGGACATCAGAACTGAGTGATGACAGCCTTGCCCTTGAGAAGAAGGTGCGGATATCAGTCAACGATAGAGAGATCATAAGCCTCTATTGCACACCGCTTATGATAAGGGAGCTTGTTGTAGGTCTCCTTATGACGGAAGGGATCATACAGGGGAATTGGTGCGCCGATAGGATGGGCATCGAGTACGGTGACGAAATACGGGTGAATATCCCCGCAGAAGGTGAGGTTTCGATGGAGGGCAAGACGGTGACATCCGGCTGTGTTGGTGGCATCACATTTGATAAGAAGATCGAGTCGGGGCCTATCCACGATGCCTTTACCATAAATAAGGCTGACCTTAAGAACATCTATGGGGAGTTCCAGCGCAAATCGGAACTCTATAAAATCACGGGATGTATCCATAGCGCAGCCCTTTCCGACGGGAGGTCTTTGATCTGCTTTGCCGAGGATATCGGCAGGCATAACGCGGTCGATAAGGTTATCGGATACGCCGTTCTTGAACACATACCTCTTTCAGGCAAGCTCCTGCTTGCCAGTGGGAGGATCTCTTCTGAAATAGCGACAAAATGTTCCCGCTGGGGCATCCCTCTCCTCGTGACGCGGACTGCCCCGACGCACCTTGCTGTCGAGATAGCCGAGAGGATGCATGTTACCCTGGTCGGATTCATGAGGGGCAACCGCTTTAATGTCTACACACATCCTGAGAGGATCGGGCGGTAA
- a CDS encoding sigma-54 dependent transcriptional regulator: protein MEESRSRILVIEDEKNLREVLKILLDGEGYDVCLAHDGKEGLTCLNRDIFDLIITDIKMSGADGFEILRKAQETAPETLVIMMTAFGTTESAIEAMKLGAYDYIHKPFKIDEIRLTVRRAIEKRKLRGEVSILREKIRTTFELGNIFYKSPEMQELLGTLPKIAQSNSNVLISGESGTGKEYVATALHNLSSRKENNFVAINCAAFPEGLLESELFGHMKGSFTGAIQNKQGLFEVADRGTLFLDEIGEMPLSLQSKLLRIIENGTFRRVGGTGDLKVDVRIVSATNKNLSDEVAAGRFREDLYYRLNVIPLRIPPLRRRKDDIPQLVEHFITKLSPSRTRYLSPAAMKILINYPWKGNVRELENVIERVLLLTDKDEIPAEDLPAELNIPSSPMQGLPEITMDGKVNLDEIIEEIEKRYLLEALRLTNGVKTEAAALLRLSFRSFRHRLQKYAIK from the coding sequence ATGGAAGAATCTAGGAGCAGAATTCTCGTCATAGAAGACGAGAAGAACCTGCGTGAGGTCCTGAAAATCCTTCTCGACGGAGAAGGTTATGACGTCTGCCTTGCCCATGACGGAAAGGAGGGGCTTACTTGTTTGAACCGGGATATCTTCGACCTCATCATCACCGACATAAAGATGTCCGGGGCCGACGGGTTCGAAATACTCAGAAAGGCACAAGAGACGGCACCAGAGACACTGGTAATCATGATGACTGCCTTCGGCACCACTGAGTCAGCCATTGAAGCGATGAAGCTCGGTGCGTATGATTACATCCATAAGCCCTTCAAGATCGACGAGATACGGCTCACGGTGAGGAGGGCCATCGAGAAACGAAAACTGAGGGGGGAGGTCTCGATCCTCCGCGAAAAGATACGGACGACCTTCGAACTCGGCAACATCTTTTACAAGAGCCCGGAGATGCAGGAACTTCTCGGTACGCTTCCCAAGATAGCTCAGAGCAATTCCAATGTCCTCATATCGGGAGAGAGCGGGACGGGAAAGGAGTACGTCGCTACCGCGCTCCACAATCTCAGTTCTCGAAAGGAGAACAATTTTGTCGCGATAAACTGCGCCGCATTTCCCGAAGGTCTCCTCGAGAGCGAGCTCTTCGGTCACATGAAGGGTTCCTTTACCGGTGCCATTCAGAACAAGCAGGGTCTTTTTGAGGTGGCGGACAGGGGAACGCTGTTCCTCGACGAAATAGGCGAGATGCCGCTGAGTCTGCAGTCTAAGCTCTTAAGAATCATCGAGAACGGAACCTTCCGTCGCGTGGGCGGCACCGGTGACCTGAAGGTTGACGTCAGGATTGTATCGGCTACGAATAAGAACCTCAGCGATGAGGTTGCAGCGGGCCGGTTTCGCGAGGATCTCTATTACCGGTTAAATGTCATCCCCCTCCGCATCCCTCCTCTGAGAAGGAGGAAAGATGATATTCCTCAGCTCGTTGAGCACTTTATCACGAAGCTTTCACCGTCGAGGACGAGATACCTGTCACCGGCCGCGATGAAGATCCTTATCAATTATCCGTGGAAGGGCAACGTCAGGGAACTTGAAAATGTCATCGAGAGGGTCCTTCTCCTGACCGACAAGGATGAAATTCCCGCAGAAGACTTACCGGCGGAGCTGAATATTCCCTCTTCCCCGATGCAGGGATTGCCGGAAATCACGATGGATGGCAAGGTGAACCTGGATGAGATCATCGAAGAGATAGAAAAACGATATCTCCTCGAAGCCTTGAGGTTGACGAACGGCGTGAAGACCGAAGCCGCGGCGCTGCTCAGACTGTCGTTCAGGTCTTTCCGGCACAGGCTGCAGAAGTATGCGATAAAATGA